One window of the Anolis carolinensis isolate JA03-04 unplaced genomic scaffold, rAnoCar3.1.pri scaffold_17, whole genome shotgun sequence genome contains the following:
- the LOC134294575 gene encoding zinc finger protein 658B-like has translation MEEKPYTCLECGKSFSWRSHLLLHERTHTGEKPYTCLECGKSFSWRSHLRLHERTHTGEKPYNCLECGQSFTQKGHLHSHQSTHTGEKPYKCLECGQSFTRNSGLRTHQRTHSGEKPYECLECGQSFTHSSDLRSHQRTHTGEKPYKCLECGQTFTHNSGLRSHQRTHTGEKPYNCLECGQSFTHSSNLRSHQSTHTGEKPYKCLECGQSFTRNSGLRSHHRTHTGEKPCTCLECGKSFSWRSHLRLHERTHTGEKPYNCLECGQSFTQKGHLHSHQSTHTGEKPYNCLECGQSFTQKGSLHTHQKTHTGEKPYNCLECGQSFTHNSGLRSHQRTHTGEKPYECLECGQSFSDCSTLRKHQRTHTGEKPYKCVECGQSFTWSSGLRSHQRTHTGEKPYKCLECGQSFTRNSGLRSHHRTHTGEKPYECLECGQSFSDCSTLRKHQRTHTGEKPYKCVECGQSFADSSTLRKHQRTHTGEKPYKCLECGQSFTQSSGLRSHQRTHTGEKPYTCLECGQSFNKREILRIHQRTHTGEKPYTCL, from the coding sequence ATggaggagaaaccctatacatgccttgagtgtggaaagagcttcagttggaGGAGCCATCTGCTActgcatgaaaggactcacactggggagaaaccctatacatgccttgagtgtggaaagagcttcagttggaGGAGCCATCTGCGActgcatgaaaggactcacactggggagaaaccctataattgcctggagtgtggacagagctttactcagaagggacacttacattcacatcaaagcactcacactggggagaaaccctataaatgcctggagtgtggacagagcttcactcgtaaTTCAGGCCtacgtacacatcaaaggactcacagtggggagaaaccctatgagtgcctggagtgtggacagagcttcactcatagttcagacctacgttcacatcaaaggactcacactggggagaaaccctataaatgcctggagtgtggacagaccttcactcataattcaggcctacgttcacatcaaaggactcacactggggagaaaccctataactgcctggagtgtggacagagcttcactcatagttcaaacctacgttcacatcaaagcactcacactggggagaaaccctataaatgcctggagtgtggacagagcttcactcgtaattcaggtctacgttcacatcataggactcacactggggagaaaccctgtacatgccttgagtgtggaaagagcttcagttggaGGAGCCATCTGCGActgcatgaaaggactcacactggggagaaaccctataattgcctggagtgtggacagagctttactcagaagggacacttacattcacatcaaagcactcacactggggagaaaccctataactgcctggagtgtggacagagcttcactcagaagggaagcttacatacacatcaaaagactcacactggggagaaaccctataactgcctggagtgtggacagagcttcactcataattcaggcctacgttcacatcaaaggactcacactggggagaaaccctatgagtgcctggagtgtggacagagcttcagtgattgttcaactctacgtaaacatcaaaggactcacactggggaaaaaccctataaatgtgtggagtgtggacagagcttcacttggagttcaggtctacgttcacatcaaaggactcacactggggagaaaccctataaatgcctggagtgtggacagagcttcactcgtaattcaggtctacgttcacatcataggactcacactggggagaaaccctatgagtgcctggagtgtggacagagcttcagtgattgttcaactctacgtaaacatcaaaggactcacactggggaaaaaccctataaatgtgtggagtgtggacagagctttgctgatAGTTCAACTCttcgtaaacatcaaaggactcacactggggagaaaccctataaatgcctggagtgtggacagagcttcactcagagttcaggcctacgttcacatcaaaggactcacactggggagaaaccatatacatgcctggagtgtggacagagcttcaataAGAGGGAAATTCTACGtatacatcaaagaactcacactggggagaaaccatatacatGCCTTTAG